A window from Fusarium musae strain F31 chromosome 8, whole genome shotgun sequence encodes these proteins:
- the ARB1 gene encoding ABC transporter ATP-binding protein arb1 (EggNog:ENOG41~BUSCO:EOG092614E6), translating into MAPSSSKEKRLAKKAAEGKLKGKKGKKTEEPELDAHGNPIKDDDAPATSGAKLDEVKRLAEQMDKHGISDRVTTGVLASTQTSKDVKITSTSLVFHGRVLITDSTLELTYGRRYGLLGENGCGKSTFLKAIAAREYPIPEHLDIYLLNEGAPPSDLGALEWVVREAELELERLDHQAEKLLEDEGPESPVLLDLYEHMDKLDPSTFATRASLILTGLGFNKKTIHKKTKDMSGGWRMRVALAKALFVKPSVLLLDDPTAHLDLEACVWLEEYLKKWERTLVLVSHSMDFLNGVCSNMIDMRGKQLIYYGGNYDSYSKTRTENETNQMKAYQKQQDEIVHIKKFIASAGTYANLVRQAKSRQKILDKMEADGFIQPVEQDRVFTFRFADVDKLPPPVLSFDNVTFSYSGKPEDDLYRNLDLGFDMDSRTALVGPNGVGKSTLLRLMTGKLSPTGGVVTRHTHLKLGLYSQHSSEQLDLTKSALDFVRDKYSEKSQDYQYWRQQLGKYGLSGDSQTALMGTLSEGQKSRIVFALLAIESPNMLLLDEPTNGLDIPTIDSLADAINAFSGGVIVVSHDFRLLDKIAKQILVCENQTIRTWDGSISEYKNYLRKKMISAGAV; encoded by the exons atggccccCTCTTCATCCAAGGAGAAGCGTctcgccaagaaggctgccgagggcaagctcaagggcaagaagggcaagaagactGAGGAGCCTGAGCTCGACGCCCACGGCAACCCCATCAAGGACGATGATGCCCCCGCGACTTCAGGCGCAAAGCTCGACGAGGTGAAGCGTCTCGCCGAGCAGATGGACAAGCACGGTATCTCCGACCGTGTTACCACCGGTGTCCTCGCCTCTACTCAAACCAGCAAGGACGTCAAGATCACCAGTACCTCTCTGGTCTTCCACGGTCGAGTCCTTATCACCGATTCCACTCTAGAACTCACCTACGGTCGACGATACGGTCTTCTCGGTGAGAACGGTTGCGGAAAGTCTACTTTCCTCAAGGCCATCGCCGCTCGCGAGTACCCCATTCCTGAGCATCTCGATATCTACCTTCTCAACGAGGGTGCTCCTCCCAGTGACCTCGGTGCCCTTGAGTGGGTCGTCCGAGAGgctgagctggagctggagcgtCTCGACCACCAGGCTGAGAAACTTCTCGAGGACGAGGGCCCTGAGAGCCCTGTTCTCCTCGATCTCTACGAG CACATGGACAAGCTTGATCCCTCAACCTTCGCTACTCGTGCTTCCCTTATCCTGACTGGTCTTGgtttcaacaagaagaccatccacaagaagaccaaggacATGTCTGGTGGTTGGCGTATGCGTGTCGCCCTGGCCAAGGCCCTCTTCGTCAAGCCCTCcgttctccttctcgatGATCCCACTGCCCATTTGGATTTGGAGGCCTGTGTGTGGCTCGAGGAGTACCTCAAGAAGTGGGAGCGAACTCTCGTCCTCGTCTCCCACTCTATGGATTTCCTCAACGGTGTCTGCTCCAACATGATTGACATGCGAGGCAAGCAGCTCATCTACTATGGTGGTAACTACGACTCTTACAGCAAGACTCGAACCGAGAACGAGACCAACCAGATGAAGGCCTACCAGAAGCAGCAGGATGAAATTGTTCACATCAAGAAGTTCATTGCCAGCGCTGGTACATACGCCAATTTGGTCCGACAGGCCAAGTCCCGACAGAAGATTCTCGACAAGATGGAGGCCGATGGTTTCATCCAACCCGTCGAGCAGGACCGTGTCTTCACTTTCCGTTTCGCCGATGTTGATAAGCTCCCTCCTCCCGTTCTGTCATTCGATAATGTCACCTTCTCTTACTCTGGTAAGCCTGAGGACGATCTGTACCgcaaccttgaccttggtttCGATATGGACTCCCGAACTGCCCTTGTCGGCCCTAACGGTGTGGGCAAGTCTACTCTGCTCCGCCTCATGACTGGCAAGCTTTCTCCCACAGGCGGTGTCGTTACCCGACACACTCACTTGAAGCTTGGTCTCTACTCTCAGCACAGTTCCGAgcagcttgacttgacaaaGTCTGCTCTCGACTTCGTTCGCGATAAGTACAGTGAGAAGTCTCAGGATTACCAGTACTGGCGTCAGCAGCTCGGCAAATACGGTCTTAGCGGTGACTCTCAGACTGCCCTGATGGGTACTCTGTCTGAGGGTCAGAAGAGTCGTATCGTGTTTGCTCTGTTGGCCATTGAGAGCCCCAACATGTTGCTTCTTGACGAGCCTACCAACGGTCTGGATATTCCTACCATCGACAGTTTGGCAGATGCCATCAATGCCTTCAGCGGAGGTGTTATCGTTGTTTCTCACGATTTCCG ATTGCTCGACAAGATTGCCAAGCAGATTCTCGTCTGCGAGAACCAGACTATCCGCACATGGGACGGTTCCATCTCCGAGTACAAGAACTACCTCCGAAAGAAGATGATCAGCGCCGGAGCAGTCTAA